The DNA segment GATCCGGTCATCGGTGATGATGGCGGGCTTTACGTGCTGTCTGAGACCGCTGCCGCGATTCGCGACATATTGCTGCCCATCGCCGATCTCGCGACACCCAACCGTTTCGAACTGTCGTGGTTCGCGGGTCAGCCTCTAAATGACATGGCGGCGATCATCGATGCCGCGCGCAGGCTCGGTCCCCGGCGTGTTCTCGTGACTTCGGCGGAAGGCAAGTCGCCTGGCAATATCGCCAATCTTTATCTTTCGGCAGAGGAAAGCCTGCTTGCAGAGCACCGGCGGATCGACCATCCGGTAAAGGGCACCGGCGACCTGACGGCGAGCCTGTTCCTGTCGCGCCTGCTCAATGGTCTTCCTCCCAGGGAAGCCCTGCGTGAGACGACCGCGGCGGTGTATGAGATGTTCGCCAATGCCGCGGCCCGCGGTGCCGACGAGCTGATGCTGGAAACGGATGCACGCATCCTGAACGCTCCGACCGCGTTGGTCACCGTGAACGAGCTGACACCAACCCCGGCTTAAGCTCTTGCCTTGGTTCGGAAATATAATTATCGGAACTCACATGACACATCTTCCAGAACGCCTTCTTTCCGGTTACCGCAACTTCATGTCCGGTCGCTATTCCAGCGAGAGCGAGCGCTATGAGCGCCTTGCCCGTGAAGGGCAGAAGCCGCAGACCATGGTCATAGCATGCTGCGATTCACGTGCGGCGCCCGAGACGATCTTCGACGCCGGGCCGGGTGAACTCTTCGTGGTCCGGAATGTGGCCAATCTGGTTCCGCCCTATGCTCCCGACAGCGAATTCCATGGCACATCCGCCGCACTGGAATTTGCCGTGCAGGCGCTCAAGGTGAAGCATATCGTGGTGATGGGGCATGGCCGTTGCGGCGGTATCAGTGCGGCTCTCGGCGGGCTTTCAGAGCCATTGTCGCCGGGTGATTTCATCGGCAAGTGGATGTCGCTGGTCGCCCCGGCGGCAGAAGCCATTTCCAGTGCCAATCTCCTGACCGCCGCAGAGCGCCAGACCGCCATGGAGCGCGTTTCGGTGCGCAATCAGGTGGACAATCTGCGCAGCTTCCCGATCATCAAGGAAGGTGAGGAAAAGGGTGAGGTCACCCTTCACGGCGCGTGGTTCGACATCTCCAAGGGCGAGCTTTGGGTGATGGATCCCGAAAGCGGCGACTTCGAACGTCCCGCGATCTAGTCGCCGGCGTCAGGCGCTGGTGTCTGGTACCGAGCGTACGGCCGAAGCCATCACCGGTTCCGGGAGCCGGCGCCAGACCAGCCATGAGATGATCGCGACCAGTCCCATGGTCGGGATGATCACGCTCATGGCGAAAACCGCGTCGCCGATCAGCGCGGATATCGATCCGCCCAAAAGACCGCCCCCCATCTGCAGGAAGCCTGCAACCG comes from the Nitratireductor basaltis genome and includes:
- the pdxY gene encoding pyridoxal kinase PdxY; its protein translation is MNARKHKSVLAISSHVARGSVGNRSVVFVLEYLGHPVWSVPTIMLPWHPGHGRSTPIRPDDEAFARFLMELGSAPWLGEIDAVITGYFGSPAQAVAVAELVGQVKSANPAALFLCDPVIGDDGGLYVLSETAAAIRDILLPIADLATPNRFELSWFAGQPLNDMAAIIDAARRLGPRRVLVTSAEGKSPGNIANLYLSAEESLLAEHRRIDHPVKGTGDLTASLFLSRLLNGLPPREALRETTAAVYEMFANAAARGADELMLETDARILNAPTALVTVNELTPTPA
- a CDS encoding carbonic anhydrase — protein: MTHLPERLLSGYRNFMSGRYSSESERYERLAREGQKPQTMVIACCDSRAAPETIFDAGPGELFVVRNVANLVPPYAPDSEFHGTSAALEFAVQALKVKHIVVMGHGRCGGISAALGGLSEPLSPGDFIGKWMSLVAPAAEAISSANLLTAAERQTAMERVSVRNQVDNLRSFPIIKEGEEKGEVTLHGAWFDISKGELWVMDPESGDFERPAI